One genomic region from Sulfurimonas sp. encodes:
- a CDS encoding pitrilysin family protein: MKYLLILLMTGQMIMATTIQYLQVDGLKIPLIYEEDKRLPLATMQFIFQNSGSITDTKKAGLARFSARVMSEGTKKLGSSAFAEVLESKAIHISASAGKETFVVEVGCLKGEFTQGLKYFDALLKDPNFSDEVMSKIETTTIGSLSAKANDFDYVASNELKAILFKGTPLANPSSGTIKSVESINLDDVKGFVKEHLVSSRLIVVLGGDIDINSAKLKIKNIIKAMPKGEMEALKHYEVSKKATQSILKRDTKQAYVYFGSPYNMRVDSEDYYKARVATFILGTGGFGSRLMEEIRVKKGLAYSAYARVSVSKSSSYMTGYLQTKLESLEDAQKTVKEVVAKFVKDGVTKEELEQTKKFLLGSEPLRVETMGQRLNRTFMEFYKGQELGHSAQELKKIKKLKLKDLNEFIKSHKEILEMSFAIVTK, translated from the coding sequence ATGAAATACCTTTTAATATTACTAATGACAGGACAGATGATAATGGCAACAACAATACAATATTTGCAAGTAGATGGGTTAAAAATACCTTTGATTTATGAAGAAGATAAAAGACTACCTCTTGCAACAATGCAGTTTATTTTTCAAAATAGTGGAAGCATAACGGATACAAAAAAAGCAGGTTTAGCAAGATTTAGCGCTAGAGTGATGAGTGAGGGAACTAAAAAATTAGGCTCATCTGCTTTTGCAGAAGTTTTAGAGAGCAAGGCTATTCACATATCAGCATCTGCTGGTAAGGAAACCTTTGTTGTTGAAGTTGGATGTTTAAAAGGTGAGTTTACTCAAGGACTTAAATATTTTGACGCTTTACTAAAAGACCCTAACTTTAGTGATGAGGTTATGAGTAAAATCGAAACAACAACCATCGGTTCATTAAGTGCAAAAGCAAATGATTTTGACTATGTAGCATCTAATGAACTCAAGGCTATTTTGTTTAAAGGCACACCTTTAGCAAATCCATCTTCTGGAACTATAAAAAGTGTTGAGAGTATAAATTTAGATGATGTGAAAGGCTTTGTAAAAGAGCATCTAGTGAGTTCTAGACTTATTGTAGTTCTTGGTGGAGATATAGATATAAATAGTGCAAAACTTAAAATCAAAAATATTATTAAAGCTATGCCAAAAGGTGAGATGGAAGCTTTAAAACATTATGAAGTAAGTAAAAAAGCAACTCAAAGCATCTTAAAAAGAGATACTAAGCAAGCTTATGTTTATTTTGGTTCACCTTACAATATGAGAGTTGATTCTGAGGATTATTATAAGGCTAGAGTCGCAACTTTCATACTTGGAACAGGTGGTTTTGGTTCAAGACTTATGGAAGAGATACGAGTTAAAAAAGGTTTGGCATATTCGGCTTATGCAAGAGTAAGTGTTAGTAAATCAAGCTCATATATGACTGGATATTTACAAACAAAACTAGAGTCACTCGAAGATGCTCAAAAAACTGTTAAAGAAGTTGTAGCTAAGTTTGTAAAAGATGGTGTTACAAAAGAAGAGTTAGAACAAACTAAAAAGTTTCTTTTAGGAAGTGAGCCATTAAGAGTTGAAACAATGGGACAAAGACTTAACAGAACTTTTATGGAATTTTATAAAGGTCAAGAGCTGGGACATTCAGCACAAGAACTTAAAAAGATTAAAAAACTAAAACTTAAAGATTTAAATGAATTTATCAAAAGTCATAAAGAGATTTTAGAAATGAGTTTTGCTATAGTTACAAAATAA
- a CDS encoding dehypoxanthine futalosine cyclase produces the protein MQKRLSKKEALDLIKNTDLKTLGKMASARKKEHHPKGITTFVIDRNINYTNICWVDCKFCAFYRHEKDVDAYVLTFGEIDVKIDELLEIGGTQILFQGGVHPKLKIEWYEDLVEHIHTKYPTINIHGFSSIEIDFIAKVSRISVEEVLERLKVKGLASIPGAGAEILSDKVRDIIAPKKIDSEVWIDIHRKAHKLDIMSTATMMYGTVESDEDIIEHFDMVRKLQDETGGFRAFIMWSFQGQNTELLRLIPDMEKPTSNRYLRLLAVARLYLDNVPNIQSSWVTQGAYIGQMALRFGANDLGSTMMEENVVSSAGVTNTMAKEEMIELIRDIGETPAVRNTAYKILKKF, from the coding sequence ATGCAAAAAAGGTTAAGTAAAAAAGAAGCCCTTGATTTAATCAAAAATACCGATTTAAAAACACTTGGAAAAATGGCAAGTGCGAGAAAAAAAGAGCATCATCCAAAGGGTATTACAACATTTGTAATAGATAGAAATATCAACTATACAAATATTTGCTGGGTTGATTGTAAATTTTGTGCTTTTTACAGACATGAAAAAGATGTAGATGCTTATGTCTTAACCTTTGGGGAGATAGATGTTAAGATAGATGAACTTCTAGAAATTGGTGGAACACAAATCTTGTTTCAAGGTGGAGTTCATCCAAAACTCAAAATAGAGTGGTATGAAGATTTAGTCGAGCATATTCATACAAAATACCCAACTATAAATATTCATGGTTTTTCTTCTATTGAGATTGATTTTATAGCCAAGGTTTCTAGAATTAGCGTTGAAGAAGTTTTAGAGCGACTAAAAGTTAAAGGTTTGGCATCTATACCAGGAGCTGGAGCAGAGATACTTAGTGATAAAGTTCGAGATATTATCGCGCCTAAAAAGATAGATAGTGAGGTTTGGATAGATATACATAGAAAAGCTCATAAACTCGACATCATGAGTACTGCAACTATGATGTATGGAACTGTTGAGAGTGATGAAGATATTATAGAGCATTTTGATATGGTTAGAAAACTTCAAGATGAAACAGGTGGTTTTAGAGCTTTTATCATGTGGAGTTTTCAAGGGCAAAATACTGAGCTTTTACGACTTATCCCAGATATGGAGAAACCTACTTCAAATAGATACTTAAGACTTTTAGCTGTTGCTAGATTATACCTTGATAATGTACCTAATATTCAAAGTTCTTGGGTTACTCAAGGTGCATACATCGGTCAAATGGCACTTAGATTTGGAGCAAATGACCTAGGTTCAACTATGATGGAAGAAAATGTTGTAAGTAGTGCAGGCGTTACAAATACAATGGCAAAAGAAGAGATGATAGAGCTTATACGAGATATTGGCGAAACACCAGCTGTAAGAAATACAGCCTACAAAATACTAAAGAAGTTTTAA
- a CDS encoding DUF302 domain-containing protein: MKKLILVFVLAIVTSLSASDIIVKQSNCSVDKTVKNIKKIVKKKGLSVFATINHKGNAKMVGMKLRASKMVIFGNPKLGTALMKQDMRVGLDLPLRILVFKDKNGKVQMAYRDGSWLADKHIIDAPKKVQKINKGMDNITTKAGQCKKG, encoded by the coding sequence ATGAAAAAGTTAATCTTAGTATTTGTTTTAGCGATAGTTACAAGCTTAAGTGCAAGTGATATAATTGTAAAACAAAGTAATTGTAGCGTTGATAAAACAGTTAAAAATATAAAAAAAATCGTAAAGAAAAAAGGCTTAAGTGTTTTTGCAACTATCAATCATAAAGGTAATGCAAAAATGGTAGGTATGAAACTTCGTGCTTCAAAAATGGTAATCTTTGGAAATCCTAAACTTGGAACTGCTTTAATGAAGCAAGATATGAGAGTAGGGCTTGACCTACCTCTTAGAATATTAGTTTTTAAAGATAAAAATGGCAAAGTTCAAATGGCATACAGAGATGGTTCTTGGTTGGCTGACAAACATATTATAGATGCTCCTAAAAAAGTTCAAAAAATAAACAAAGGCATGGACAATATAACTACAAAAGCTGGACAATGCAAAAAAGGTTAA
- the nusB gene encoding transcription antitermination factor NusB produces the protein MATRHHARMAVVSLLYAYDLGNGNIAEHTDEILEEKKIRNKQRDFALGLFSGVMDNLEACDKAIIEHLKEWDFDRLGSIERATLRLATFEILFGELDSAVVINEAVEITKAFGTEQSPKFINGVLDAISKDT, from the coding sequence ATGGCGACTAGACATCACGCTCGTATGGCTGTTGTAAGCCTACTTTATGCTTATGATTTAGGAAATGGAAATATTGCTGAGCATACAGATGAAATCTTAGAAGAAAAAAAAATTCGTAATAAACAAAGAGATTTTGCACTTGGACTTTTTTCAGGTGTAATGGATAATCTTGAAGCTTGTGATAAGGCGATAATAGAACACTTAAAAGAGTGGGATTTTGATAGATTAGGAAGTATAGAAAGAGCTACTCTTAGACTTGCAACTTTTGAGATTTTGTTTGGCGAGTTAGATTCTGCTGTTGTTATAAATGAAGCTGTAGAAATTACAAAAGCATTTGGAACTGAACAATCTCCAAAATTTATAAATGGTGTTTTGGACGCGATATCAAAAGACACATAA
- the ribH gene encoding 6,7-dimethyl-8-ribityllumazine synthase, which translates to MKLVEGKLKVINGKKIVIVSTRWNHFIVDRLVEGAEDAFLRHGGNEDELTHVLIPGAFELPMVVDQLLASGKYDAVCALGAVIRGATPHFDYVAAEATKGIATMSLKYQKPVSFGLLTTDTIEQAIERAGTKAGNKGFEAMTTVIEMLDLYENI; encoded by the coding sequence ATGAAATTAGTTGAAGGTAAATTAAAAGTAATAAACGGCAAAAAAATTGTAATAGTTAGCACAAGATGGAATCATTTTATAGTTGATAGATTAGTTGAAGGTGCTGAAGATGCATTTTTGCGTCATGGTGGAAACGAAGATGAATTAACTCATGTTTTAATCCCAGGAGCATTTGAACTTCCAATGGTTGTTGACCAACTTTTAGCAAGTGGAAAATATGATGCAGTTTGTGCTTTGGGTGCAGTTATCAGAGGGGCGACTCCTCATTTTGATTATGTTGCTGCTGAAGCTACAAAAGGTATAGCTACTATGAGTTTAAAGTATCAAAAACCAGTTTCTTTTGGACTTTTAACAACTGATACGATTGAACAAGCGATAGAAAGAGCTGGAACAAAAGCTGGAAACAAAGGTTTTGAAGCGATGACAACTGTTATTGAGATGCTAGACCTTTATGAGAACATCTAA
- the kdsA gene encoding 3-deoxy-8-phosphooctulonate synthase encodes MTLLTGPCVIESEENIFKIAKSLEKYYNDDTIDFYFKASFDKANRTSLESFRGLGIQEGLRILQKVKDDFGYKIVTDVHESTQVNAVAQVADMLQIPAFLCRQTDLLVACAKTSRKINIKKGQFLSGDAMEYPVLKVLQTRGCPDATYENSLKHGVYLCERGNSFGYGNMVVDMRNLVTMREFAPVIFDATHSVQMPTAKDGKTGGDSSMVPYLASGAAAVGVDGFFMETHFDPSIALSDGPNMVKLEELETLITRIKKIQEI; translated from the coding sequence ATGACGCTATTAACAGGACCTTGTGTTATTGAGAGTGAAGAAAATATTTTTAAAATAGCTAAATCGTTAGAGAAATATTATAATGATGATACGATTGATTTTTATTTTAAAGCTAGTTTTGATAAGGCAAATAGAACATCTTTAGAGAGTTTTCGTGGGCTTGGAATCCAAGAAGGTTTAAGAATCTTACAAAAAGTAAAAGATGATTTTGGATACAAAATCGTTACTGATGTGCATGAATCTACTCAAGTAAATGCAGTTGCCCAAGTTGCAGATATGTTGCAAATCCCTGCTTTTTTATGTCGTCAAACTGATTTGTTAGTTGCTTGTGCAAAAACAAGCCGTAAAATAAATATTAAAAAAGGGCAGTTTTTAAGCGGAGATGCAATGGAGTATCCAGTTTTAAAAGTACTTCAAACTCGCGGATGCCCAGATGCTACTTATGAAAACTCACTAAAACATGGTGTTTACCTTTGTGAGAGAGGAAACTCTTTTGGTTATGGAAACATGGTTGTAGATATGAGAAACTTAGTAACTATGAGAGAGTTTGCACCCGTAATATTTGACGCAACACACTCAGTTCAGATGCCAACAGCAAAAGATGGTAAAACTGGTGGAGATAGTTCAATGGTTCCATACTTAGCATCTGGAGCAGCAGCGGTTGGGGTAGATGGTTTTTTTATGGAAACGCATTTTGACCCAAGTATCGCTCTAAGTGATGGACCAAATATGGTAAAACTAGAAGAGTTAGAAACTCTAATAACAAGAATTAAAAAAATACAAGAAATTTAA
- a CDS encoding DMT family transporter — protein sequence MGIIASMKLIKNLNNGVKYMLMASFTFAIMGALAKLASGHMSSLEVVFFRNIFGVALISYAIYKKPMTHSGGKPYLLLFRGTMGFTALLAYFYNIANIPLGDAVTFSKTAPIFTAIFAWFFLKEKLSTSAWFAIFIGFGGIVLITQPSSMGFTKYDLLGIFSGIGAALAYTSVRELRKFYDTRAIVLSFTLVGTIGPIILFILSEFITNPDLDFMLGKFIMPTGIVWLYVIGLGILGTFSQYFMTKAYGETKAGIVGAVSYTNIIFAILVGMMLGDSLPNMTTTIGIVLIVFAGIMVAKAK from the coding sequence ATGGGTATAATTGCATCTATGAAACTAATAAAAAATTTAAATAATGGCGTAAAGTATATGCTGATGGCATCTTTTACTTTTGCCATAATGGGTGCATTAGCAAAGCTTGCATCTGGACACATGTCTTCACTCGAAGTTGTGTTTTTTAGAAATATATTTGGTGTCGCTCTTATAAGTTATGCAATATATAAAAAGCCAATGACTCATAGCGGAGGGAAACCTTATTTACTTCTTTTTCGTGGAACCATGGGTTTTACTGCACTTCTAGCATACTTTTACAACATAGCAAATATACCGCTTGGAGATGCTGTAACCTTTAGTAAAACTGCTCCAATTTTTACCGCTATTTTTGCTTGGTTTTTTTTAAAAGAAAAACTTTCTACTTCTGCTTGGTTTGCTATATTCATAGGCTTTGGTGGGATAGTTCTTATTACTCAGCCAAGTAGTATGGGTTTTACTAAGTATGATTTACTTGGTATATTTAGCGGAATTGGAGCGGCTTTAGCTTACACTTCAGTTAGAGAACTTAGAAAGTTTTATGACACAAGAGCCATTGTTTTATCTTTTACTCTTGTTGGAACTATTGGACCGATAATCCTTTTTATACTCTCAGAATTTATAACAAATCCAGACTTGGATTTTATGCTTGGTAAGTTTATTATGCCAACTGGCATTGTTTGGTTATATGTTATTGGACTAGGTATTTTAGGAACTTTTTCTCAGTATTTTATGACAAAAGCTTATGGCGAAACTAAGGCAGGAATAGTTGGAGCTGTAAGTTATACAAATATTATTTTTGCTATTTTAGTTGGTATGATGCTAGGTGATTCTTTACCAAATATGACAACAACAATAGGCATAGTTCTCATCGTCTTTGCAGGGATAATGGTGGCTAAGGCTAAGTAA
- a CDS encoding TerB family tellurite resistance protein, which yields MGNLIILFIIGYILYKVFKSYARFTNYSQEAFKNFSISKESLQKSDLGLFVALVAKVAKADGKVDALEAQLIGIMFDDISAVFPEPSKTKDILKQIFDEEKDRSDNLEEVAQALGQAIRRDKAKEQQFMGFLIQLAFIDGEVSQSEDDVLQTIAQAFEFDPDAYHAIFDQFEKMMKNIHPKANITDAYKLLGVNESDEMSVIKKAYRKLIRKYHPDIIKSQNKGEDYMQKATAKTQEINQAYEMIKKVKK from the coding sequence ATGGGAAATTTAATAATTTTATTTATCATTGGATATATTTTATACAAGGTTTTTAAAAGTTACGCTCGTTTTACAAACTACTCTCAAGAAGCTTTTAAAAACTTCTCTATTTCTAAAGAATCTTTACAAAAAAGTGACTTAGGTCTTTTTGTAGCTTTAGTTGCAAAAGTTGCTAAAGCAGATGGAAAAGTAGATGCACTTGAAGCCCAACTTATTGGCATAATGTTTGATGATATTTCTGCAGTTTTCCCAGAACCAAGCAAAACAAAAGATATACTAAAACAGATTTTTGATGAAGAAAAAGATAGAAGTGACAATCTAGAAGAAGTGGCTCAAGCTCTAGGTCAAGCGATAAGAAGAGATAAAGCGAAAGAACAACAGTTCATGGGCTTTTTAATCCAACTAGCCTTCATTGACGGCGAAGTTTCACAAAGTGAAGATGATGTTTTACAAACAATAGCACAAGCTTTTGAGTTTGACCCAGATGCTTACCATGCAATATTTGACCAATTTGAAAAAATGATGAAAAACATCCACCCTAAAGCGAATATCACAGATGCTTATAAACTTTTAGGTGTAAATGAGAGTGATGAAATGAGTGTTATCAAAAAAGCATACAGAAAACTCATAAGAAAGTATCATCCAGACATCATAAAATCTCAAAACAAAGGTGAAGATTATATGCAAAAAGCAACTGCAAAAACACAAGAAATAAATCAGGCATATGAGATGATAAAAAAGGTCAAAAAATAA
- a CDS encoding cytochrome C, which yields MSLNLSASDYGSLLFHGNCIACHIETKAVSAPSIMQIKEKYLISFPKKEDFVAYMSEWVQNPKEETSIMLEAVKRYELMPYLHYDLQSLKEISTYIYETDFAKEHKGH from the coding sequence TTGTCACTAAATTTATCTGCTAGTGATTATGGTTCACTTTTGTTTCATGGCAACTGTATAGCTTGCCATATTGAAACCAAAGCTGTGTCCGCTCCCTCTATAATGCAAATAAAAGAAAAATATTTAATATCATTTCCTAAAAAAGAAGATTTCGTCGCATATATGTCAGAGTGGGTACAAAATCCCAAAGAAGAAACTTCTATAATGCTAGAGGCTGTAAAAAGGTATGAACTTATGCCTTATCTACACTATGATTTACAAAGTTTAAAAGAAATTTCTACTTATATTTACGAAACTGATTTTGCTAAAGAGCATAAGGGTCATTGA
- a CDS encoding phosphoribosyltransferase, whose product MKYYSYENFKCDTKKLLLDVKIFEAEVIVGIARGGLTLSHALAEGLDIREVQTLRTELYDKTCKREMLSIFGDCNFKNISRVLVVDDIADSGDTLKAIMGYLELKHAKIEFKSATLFYKKTSVYEPDFWINEAEEWIDFFWERDFKVN is encoded by the coding sequence ATGAAATATTACTCCTATGAAAATTTTAAATGTGACACAAAAAAGTTACTTTTAGATGTAAAAATATTTGAAGCAGAAGTTATTGTTGGCATTGCTAGAGGTGGACTAACCCTATCTCATGCTTTAGCAGAAGGTTTAGATATACGAGAAGTTCAAACTCTACGAACCGAACTTTACGATAAAACTTGCAAAAGAGAGATGCTTAGTATCTTTGGAGATTGTAATTTTAAAAATATTTCTAGAGTATTAGTAGTTGATGATATAGCAGATAGTGGAGATACATTAAAAGCTATTATGGGGTATCTAGAATTAAAACATGCAAAGATAGAGTTTAAATCAGCAACTCTATTTTATAAAAAAACATCTGTTTATGAGCCTGATTTTTGGATAAATGAAGCAGAAGAATGGATAGATTTTTTTTGGGAAAGAGATTTCAAGGTGAATTGA
- a CDS encoding LPP20 family lipoprotein, whose amino-acid sequence MIKTLSSIALAGLIAATITGCGGSAPEPQEEEFDNRCRVEKQLAPKWACVPMVEGAYAGVGIAQKSAAGMGHMRRIALANGRSDLAQQIKSQVKDKVETFTRTTGVGEGETIDQVNTAVSKQIAKVDLQGSKAVDAWTAPSGALYMLVTVPEATVNGEVKKAIKTSFKNDQALWQQFQSKNALEGLDKEFPTE is encoded by the coding sequence ATGATCAAAACTTTATCATCAATCGCATTAGCAGGTTTAATAGCTGCAACAATTACAGGATGTGGTGGTAGTGCCCCGGAACCACAAGAAGAAGAGTTTGATAATCGTTGTAGAGTAGAGAAACAATTAGCTCCAAAATGGGCTTGTGTTCCTATGGTTGAAGGTGCTTATGCTGGTGTTGGTATAGCTCAAAAAAGTGCTGCTGGCATGGGACATATGAGAAGAATTGCTTTAGCAAATGGTCGTTCAGACTTAGCTCAACAAATCAAATCTCAAGTAAAAGACAAAGTAGAAACTTTTACTCGCACAACTGGTGTAGGTGAAGGAGAAACTATTGATCAAGTAAATACTGCTGTTTCAAAACAAATTGCAAAAGTTGATTTACAAGGTTCAAAAGCTGTTGACGCTTGGACTGCTCCATCTGGTGCTTTATATATGTTAGTTACAGTTCCTGAAGCTACAGTAAATGGTGAAGTTAAAAAAGCTATTAAAACAAGTTTTAAAAATGACCAAGCTCTATGGCAACAATTTCAATCTAAGAATGCTTTAGAAGGTCTAGATAAAGAATTTCCAACTGAATAA